One Brassica napus cultivar Da-Ae chromosome C4, Da-Ae, whole genome shotgun sequence genomic region harbors:
- the LOC106395272 gene encoding BAHD acyltransferase BIA1, which yields MEMDLEIEVMGREVIKPATPSPHNHIQLSLLDMSIPAMYFSTIFLYKSEDLVTASREVISKKLKSSLSETLSRLYPLAGEIEGVSINCNDKGAVFTEARTNLLLPEFLKTLNVDSLAELRPKVEDGDSPSAWPLLSVGVTFFGSGSGVAVSVNVSHRICDAASLLTLVTDWSETMANKKSNVGIHQFAEATIYPPAPPHMASQSRTTNSIKCAMNRFVFESSKIAELKRKAASESVKMPTRVEAITSLIWKCVTKASRSNLMGPRSAVMYVAVDLRLKVPSSVLSPDAIGNLQTAFFLKKDAESEVEIQETVAAFRTAKEEVDKMLKDNVQSNTLGQGLLNMMGSQASVFKPDIDIYTTSSWLGKPFYGVDFGWGSPVWMGSATHTVYDKLVYVSLMDSKDGEGVEAWINIPAEVMSVFVHDQELLAYAVLNPPITI from the coding sequence ATGGAAATGGACTTAGAGATAGAGGTGATGGGGAGAGAAGTGATCAAACCTGCTACACCCTCACCTCATAATCACATTCAGCTCTCTCTTCTCGATATGTCCATTCCCGCAATGTACTTCTCAACAATCTTCCTCTATAAATCTGAAGACCTAGTCACTGCGTCGCGTGAGGTCATCTCAAAGAAACTGAAAAGCTCTTTGTCCGAGACTCTCTCACGCTTATATCCACTCGCTGGAGAGATAGAAGGCGTCTCTATCAACTGCAACGACAAAGGAGCCGTCTTCACTGAGGCACGCACCAATCTCCTTCTCCCCGAGTTCTTGAAAACCCTCAACGTTGACTCTCTGGCGGAACTCCGTCCCAAGGTCGAGGATGGAGATTCTCCATCGGCGTGGCCATTGTTGAGTGTCGGCGTCACCTTCTTCGGGTCTGGATCAGGAGTAGCTGTCTCGGTCAACGTCTCTCACAGGATCTGTGACGCGGCTTCATTGCTTACCTTGGTAACAGATTGGTCAGAGACCATGGCTAACAAGAAGTCAAATGTGGGTATTCATCAGTTCGCTGAGGCCACCATTTATCCTCCTGCTCCTCCCCACATGGCTTCACAGTCCCGAACAACGAACTCAATAAAGTGTGCAATGAACCGTTTCGTCTTTGAGTCCTCTAAGATCGCTGAACTCAAACGCAAAGCAGCTAGCGAAAGCGTCAAAATGCCTACACGTGTGGAAGCTATCACGTCACTTATCTGGAAATGTGTTACAAAGGCCTCGCGGTCTAACCTGATGGGTCCAAGGTCAGCGGTCATGTATGTAGCCGTAGACTTGCGGCTTAAGGTTCCTTCAAGTGTTTTGTCACCGGACGCTATTGGTAACCTTCAGACAGCATTCTTTCTCAAGAAAGACGCAGAGAGCGAAGTTGAAATACAAGAAACCGTGGCCGCATTCAGGACGGCCAAAGAAGAAGTCGACAAGATGTTAAAAGATAATGTCCAAAGCAATACACTTGGTCAGGGTTTGTTGAACATGATGGGAAGTCAGGCGTCGGTGTTCAAACCGGACATAGACATATACACAACGTCTAGCTGGCTCGGTAAGCCTTTCTACGGGGTTGACTTCGGGTGGGGTAGTCCGGTCTGGATGGGATCAGCTACACATACCGTCTATGACAAATTGGTGTATGTTTCGCTGATGGACTCAAAGGATGGTGAAGGTGTGGAAGCATGGATAAACATACCTGCAGAAGTCATGTCTGTGTTTGTCCATGACCAAGAGTTGCTTGCTTATGCTGTCCTAAATCCCCCCATCACAATCTAA